TCACGTTTTCGTTACAGCTGAAGTTTTGCTGTGACTTTTCGTTACAGCAAGTGTACCAGGGTTGGAAACACAGGAAATACTCcacatcgtgaatgacttccgtgttgCTGCAAGAAATAAGCCGGTATGAACTTTTTATGACTTGCTCCTCACTATTACTACTAGTAGGGATTCATCAGCCACTATAGATGTACCCAGGTACTTAACTCATCTTGGTGAATAACCCATGCTAACGACAGTTTCTTGTGATGATATATTAAAGGTTTTGACGGTGTCGAGATTCATGCCACCAACGTGTTGCTGGTCAACAGGTACATTTTTTTTCTCAATGCTGAAAGAGCCAACTCTCAACCTCTACGTCCCCGTAGGCCGTAACCTTCGCCAGTTTGCCACTGAGGTCATCACCACCGTTGCTGACGAGGTGCGCCTCTCCCCGGTAGCCGACTATGACTCCGACCCAGAGGCGCTCCCGCTGCACGTGATCCGCCACATGAACGATGTCGGCGCCCTCTACTGCCACATGGTGGAGCCAAGGAATGGGATCCCGTGCAGCCTGCTGGCTTTCAGCAAGGCATTCAAGAACACCTTCATCGTGAATGGAGGTTACAAGAGGGAGGAAGGGGACAAGGCCGTCAGCGATGGCTACGCCGATCTGGTCTCGTACGGCCGGCTCTTCCTGGCGAAATCCGACCTGCCAGAGCGGTTCAGGAAGAACGAAGGTCCGAACAAGTATGACCGGGCTACCTTTTACACCACTGATCCGGTGGTGGGCTACACAGACTACCCTTTCCTTGCTCAGGGCAGGGGACACAAGTAGCTACCTGATTGAACTCCAGCCAGTTCTTGATTCAGATTATCAAGCAAGCTATATTCTTCTTTTTTTGCGAGGCGTGAGCACTATGTTTGTACAATAAAAGTGGGGCGTATAATGGTGTAACTGAGTTTTCCCCATCGTGTACTCTGTATTTTGTTTATCGTGTTAAGATCATAATAACTATTCCTATATATGTCGAACCTGGTTTCTCTCCCGTGCCTTGGCTATAGAACAGGTCACATGGATGGTCCACTTGGGAGTTGGAACAAAGAGGCTATAAGGCGAGGGGTGATCGAGTAGCTTACAAATGATTTTTTATAACTTCCGTATGTCAGTAGACAATGAAATATGTACCTTTGGGTCAAAATATTTTACAAATTTCAGTAGCACACAAGAATTCAACTATTTTGTCGAATTTAGGTGAACTAGTTGTCAACCCGTGCATCCGCACGGGCCATCCTAGTTTTAGATAGATACATATGAGTTATTGTTCTATAAAATTAGTTGCATACTATTAGAAAATGAAATTTAGAAGACAATTATTAAACGTACATGTAGAAAATAATATGTTTCTGCTGTCTTAATAACACCACATATCATATTTTTCATATGCCTAATTAAATTGTAAGGCGTCAGTAAAACCATTGGCTTTTATAAAGAAGTTTTTTCATAAGTGTTCATGTGCGTTACAATCTCCTGAGTCATGGAAATACCATGTTTTTCATATTGCAAAAAGAAACATAGTTTCAGTCGTGTAGGTTTCAAGATGTAATGACACCATAATCCTATGTGTTTTCTCTCCCACCAATTTAGAATGTTATGAATAAAAGAGGCTCTGTACTTTGTTTACAATAAATTTACTTGAACGCAAGTTTCCACCAGGTATAATATCCTAATAATAAGCTCCATTGCTCCATAACCCAAGTCATAAAATTATAACGTGCCTAAATAATCAAAAAGATGTGGAGTAACCTCGTGATAGGTACACGCTTGCACTAAGTCGCACTGCACTACCCACCCATTGTGCTCATTTGCTTCGCTTGGACCTGGTTCGTCTAAAACTAGATGACAACCCGCGCGTTGCGGCGGGAGCTTCTTTCTCCCATGAGCATATCGAATGAATAGGATATATTGGATGAATGAAAAGGAAATGTTGGTTGAAATGTTGTCATTCCTCAATTCATTCATACCATGATATCCAGTGAAAATGGGGCGGATATTCAGGCAAGAAGAACATGTGCAGAATATGTAAGAACATATAAGAAAAGGTTTGTGTTGAGGGGAAAATGTATGAAACCTATGAAATCAAAACAGAACATAATATTCTGCAAGTAAAGTATGTGCAATCCTCATGACCTCAGTTATAATAAATCTTAATACTTAATTTTGAACAGAAATGGAGAGGTTCCAATAATGTTGCTATGACCCAAACAACGCGTTTAGATCCTAGCAACTCAAAACAGGTGACACCAGCGACTCGGTTCGAAGATCACCGCTGTTGTCATTGATCCAAGCTTCTACCACAGATCAACATTATTGACCCAAGCTTCTACCACATATTAATGACAACAGCGGCTCTTCGGGGATAAGGCATGCAAAACATTGATTATTTGTGGTAGAAGCTTGGATCAATGACAacaggtgctctgtccgaagatcaCCATGTCAGCTTCTCGGCCTGGAGATGGTTCACCAAACAATAAAAGAACCATGTAGATAGAAACCTGTACAACTCAAGTACTCCATTCAGTTAACTTAAATTTTGTGATCATGTTAAAACTTGACCACCGGATCAACCAAGGAAACATATACTTAAGACATGAATCTGAGGAAATTGGGAAACTATGTATAGGAAAATATGCAAACTCTATGCATTGTATCCTTTTGCTTAATACCACTGAAATGCAGAATAATTCGATATGTAGTACAATGCGTATAATCAGAATTTCATCAAGTATTAAAAACTACATAGCATTCAAATCCTCTAGATAGGAAAACGTAAATTAATTCCTTGACAATTCTAGATATCTGACGTTCTCCATGTACTCTTACAGCAAGACCCACGCTGCACCGCCAGATTTTGCTTGAGGCCATGCACGTGCAGGTTTCGCATGGGTGCATCCATGGCGTGCATTAGCAAAATTCCCAGCCGGCAATCAACTATGTATGGCGCTAGTTCGCTTCGGAAGCATTGAGTCAGTGTAATAATATCATCAATCAGTTTATAAATTGAGATTCTATTTGAGCTAGAATGTATTAACTTACCTCACAAATTGCGTGTGGTTCGGAGCAATTGAGCTACAGAGTACAGACCAGAAAGAAATCGAACCTAATACAGATCACAACCCAATAAACAAATCAATAGAAGATCAAGTCATTAATTACTTGATAGTATTATAAGCTAACTTGGTCCTATCTGCACCTGCCCCGAGTCCAATCATTGCTTCAAGTCTTTCTCCCTCACGAAGCTGAACCAAATTGACCCTCATATGAACTACAGTGAGAAGAAATTGTGGAGGCGCATCTCATGAGATAGAAGGCGGCAACGCCAGGCAGCCGGTGATGGCACGGAGAAGATTGAACATGGCAAGAGCGGCCGAGCGAGCAGAAAGCGGCTTGGATCGCCATATTTGACGAACACATGTTGACCTCCACGGCAAGTGCCTCGCTGTAGGGGAGGTGCTGGAGATGCCACCC
This portion of the Triticum dicoccoides isolate Atlit2015 ecotype Zavitan chromosome 7A, WEW_v2.0, whole genome shotgun sequence genome encodes:
- the LOC119329568 gene encoding putative 12-oxophytodienoate reductase 10; amino-acid sequence: MNDVGALYCHMVEPRNGIPCSLLAFSKAFKNTFIVNGGYKREEGDKAVSDGYADLVSYGRLFLAKSDLPERFRKNEGPNKYDRATFYTTDPVVGYTDYPFLAQGRGHK